The following are encoded together in the Pedobacter steynii genome:
- the ccoS gene encoding cbb3-type cytochrome oxidase assembly protein CcoS: protein MNIIYFLIGCSILLALIFLAAFFWASRTGQNDDTYTPSVRILFDDEVKSDQADIKSDEDHY from the coding sequence ATGAACATCATTTACTTTCTCATTGGCTGTAGTATCCTGCTGGCATTGATCTTTCTGGCCGCATTCTTCTGGGCCAGCAGAACGGGACAGAATGACGATACCTATACCCCATCGGTACGGATACTCTTCGACGATGAGGTTAAATCCGACCAGGCTGACATAAAAAGTGATGAGGATCACTATTAA
- a CDS encoding heavy metal translocating P-type ATPase, whose product MLAQKTIAQETQCYHCGDELPKSPYVLDNKTFCCLGCQGVYQLLSSHDLSSYYAYNDVPGQTQKNGAQHFEYLDEPGIAANLLDYSDERVSVITLYIPAIHCSSCIWLLEHLHKIKPTILQSRIDFLKKQVVITYKNQELSLRQLVETLSAIGYEPLISLQDVVKKQKSDHSERNLITKIAVAGFCFGNVMLLSFPDYFGITNLDQEFKSFFGWLNLAFSVPVVFYSGRDYFISAWNNLKNGILNLDFPLALGIAVMFIRSIAEILTNTGAGFVDTLCGLVFFLLVGKWMQQHTYHHLSFERDYRSYFPVAVTLMEKGRERPIPLNELSVGDRILIRSNEIIPADAILLKGDAEMDFSFVTGESLPVKKVLGEVVYAGGRQLSGALELEVVKPVSQSYLTQLWNNEAFFGEKNRIRTFSDRASKYFSIVLLSIAIVAAAFWFFKGDTTKAIASFTAVLIIACPCALALSSPFTLAAVLSIFDKNKFYLKNTAVVEELARINTYVFDKTGTITNPDATGFSFEGRLSGEEKQLVNDLAKNSGHPLSRELVKWLDRPAKYSVVKYMEKVGRGITGTVNGNTLKLGSASFLGLEIAATAPGAVVHIVINEQYHGFFCAQQQWRPGFKDLIFKLGKDADLHLLSGDQEQDKQSLVPFFPRTQQMHFKQSPQNKLDYIVKLQSSNRKVLMFGDGLNDAGALKQSDLGIAVTDNINNFSPGCDAILDGASFHKIPQFIRQAKDAVKVIHMSFAISLTYNALGLYFAVQGMLSPLIAAVLMPISTVTIILFTSIAARLYARKNQLL is encoded by the coding sequence ATGTTAGCACAGAAAACCATAGCCCAGGAAACCCAATGTTATCATTGTGGTGACGAGCTCCCAAAAAGCCCTTACGTACTGGATAACAAGACTTTTTGCTGTCTGGGATGCCAGGGCGTTTACCAGCTTTTGTCGAGCCATGACCTCAGCAGCTACTACGCCTACAATGACGTACCCGGACAGACGCAAAAGAATGGGGCACAACACTTTGAATACCTGGACGAACCGGGAATTGCCGCAAACCTGCTGGACTACAGCGACGAAAGAGTGAGCGTCATCACTTTATATATTCCGGCCATCCACTGCAGCTCCTGCATCTGGCTGCTGGAGCACCTTCATAAGATTAAACCAACAATCCTGCAATCCAGAATTGATTTCCTCAAAAAGCAGGTTGTCATTACCTATAAAAACCAGGAATTGTCATTGCGGCAGCTCGTGGAAACCTTATCGGCCATTGGCTATGAACCCCTGATCAGCTTGCAGGATGTGGTTAAAAAGCAAAAATCTGATCATTCAGAAAGAAACCTGATCACCAAAATTGCTGTAGCCGGCTTCTGTTTTGGCAATGTGATGTTGCTCAGCTTTCCCGATTATTTTGGAATTACAAATCTGGATCAGGAGTTTAAGTCTTTCTTTGGCTGGCTGAACCTGGCTTTCTCTGTACCTGTCGTATTTTACAGTGGACGGGATTACTTTATTTCGGCCTGGAACAACTTAAAAAACGGGATATTAAACCTGGACTTCCCACTTGCTTTGGGGATTGCCGTGATGTTTATCCGCTCCATCGCAGAAATCCTGACCAATACAGGGGCGGGTTTTGTAGACACCCTTTGCGGTCTGGTCTTCTTCCTGCTGGTAGGGAAATGGATGCAGCAACATACCTATCATCACCTTTCCTTTGAAAGGGATTACCGTTCTTATTTCCCCGTTGCAGTGACCCTGATGGAGAAAGGCCGCGAAAGGCCCATTCCTTTAAATGAGCTGAGTGTTGGCGACCGGATCCTGATCCGCAGCAATGAAATCATTCCGGCAGATGCCATCCTGTTAAAAGGAGATGCAGAAATGGATTTCAGCTTTGTAACCGGTGAATCCCTGCCTGTAAAAAAAGTTCTGGGTGAAGTCGTTTATGCAGGTGGCAGACAACTCTCCGGGGCATTGGAGCTGGAAGTGGTTAAACCTGTTTCTCAAAGTTACCTCACCCAGTTGTGGAACAATGAGGCCTTTTTTGGAGAGAAAAACCGGATCAGAACCTTTAGCGACAGGGCCAGTAAATATTTCAGTATTGTGCTCCTGAGCATTGCCATTGTCGCTGCTGCTTTCTGGTTCTTTAAAGGCGATACCACCAAAGCAATTGCCTCCTTTACGGCCGTGCTGATCATTGCCTGCCCTTGTGCACTGGCCTTAAGCTCTCCTTTTACTCTCGCCGCAGTACTGAGCATTTTTGATAAAAATAAGTTCTACCTGAAAAATACAGCGGTTGTGGAAGAACTGGCGCGCATCAATACCTATGTATTTGATAAGACCGGCACCATCACGAATCCTGATGCAACAGGATTCAGTTTTGAAGGCAGACTTAGCGGAGAGGAAAAACAGCTGGTTAATGACCTGGCCAAAAACTCCGGACATCCCCTGAGCAGGGAGCTGGTGAAATGGCTGGACAGACCAGCTAAATATAGTGTAGTAAAATATATGGAAAAGGTGGGCCGGGGAATTACCGGAACGGTAAACGGAAATACCTTAAAACTAGGAAGTGCCTCTTTCCTTGGACTGGAAATCGCAGCAACGGCTCCCGGAGCGGTTGTACATATTGTTATTAATGAGCAGTACCATGGCTTCTTCTGTGCTCAGCAACAGTGGCGTCCCGGTTTTAAGGACCTGATTTTCAAATTGGGTAAAGATGCCGACTTACACCTGTTGTCGGGTGATCAGGAACAGGACAAACAAAGCCTGGTTCCGTTTTTCCCACGTACGCAGCAAATGCATTTTAAACAAAGTCCACAAAACAAACTGGATTATATCGTGAAGCTTCAATCTTCGAACAGAAAAGTACTGATGTTCGGAGATGGATTGAATGATGCCGGTGCTTTAAAACAAAGCGACCTGGGGATTGCGGTAACCGACAATATTAACAATTTCTCTCCCGGTTGTGATGCCATTCTGGATGGCGCCAGTTTTCATAAAATACCACAATTCATCCGGCAGGCTAAAGACGCGGTAAAAGTAATTCATATGAGCTTTGCCATTTCCCTGACCTATAACGCACTGGGATTATACTTTGCAGTACAGGGTATGCTTTCTCCACTCATTGCAGCAGTTTTAATGCCCATCAGTACGGTAACGATCATTTTATTCACCAGCATTGCAGCCCGGCTGTATGCAAGAAAAAACCAATTGCTATGA
- a CDS encoding Pycsar system effector family protein: MNYREILDQLRSHVANVFHAKSDARLIYHNLNHTEQVVENAVKIANHYQLSDEDFFIVTAASWFHDLGYFFDCQHHEASGAGLATEFLKEKGVKAEVIDKVVNCILATKMPQNPEGLLEQIVCDADLYHLGSNSFKERNKLMRKEAEAFCNRVLDKDEWRLKTIALFKAHHYHTAYCQNLLNAKKAENLADLEHKAEEAQKETALMPVADKPVSLEPEVAAESKKDKKKKSERPERGIETMFRITSTNHQRLSDMADNKAHIMISTNSIILSVILSILLRKLEDNPHLIIPTLILLVICVVTMVFSILATRPSIPEGVFTPQDITNKKVNLLFFGNFYRMSLPDYEGGMIKMMEDRDFLYGSLIKDLYSQGVVLGRKYRLLRIAYNVFMFGIVISVVAFILASFLVTL, from the coding sequence ATGAATTATAGGGAAATATTAGACCAGTTGAGGTCGCATGTAGCCAACGTATTCCACGCTAAAAGCGATGCCAGACTTATATATCATAACCTAAACCATACCGAGCAGGTCGTAGAGAATGCAGTGAAAATTGCCAACCATTACCAGCTTTCTGATGAAGACTTTTTCATCGTTACCGCGGCCAGTTGGTTCCATGATCTGGGCTACTTTTTTGACTGCCAGCATCATGAAGCAAGTGGAGCAGGACTGGCAACAGAATTCCTGAAGGAAAAAGGAGTTAAAGCAGAGGTCATCGATAAAGTGGTGAACTGTATCCTGGCTACTAAAATGCCACAAAACCCGGAAGGTCTGCTGGAGCAGATTGTTTGTGATGCCGATCTGTATCATTTGGGAAGTAACAGTTTTAAAGAACGAAACAAACTGATGCGGAAGGAAGCCGAAGCTTTCTGTAACCGGGTATTGGATAAAGATGAATGGAGATTAAAAACAATCGCCCTTTTTAAAGCGCACCATTACCATACTGCGTATTGTCAGAATTTGCTGAACGCGAAAAAAGCAGAGAACCTGGCCGATCTGGAACACAAAGCGGAGGAGGCACAAAAGGAGACGGCTCTTATGCCTGTAGCAGACAAACCGGTATCGCTGGAACCTGAAGTGGCTGCGGAAAGCAAAAAAGATAAAAAGAAAAAGAGCGAGCGGCCGGAAAGGGGAATTGAAACCATGTTCCGGATCACTTCTACCAATCACCAGCGATTGAGCGATATGGCCGATAATAAGGCGCACATCATGATCTCTACCAATTCTATCATTTTATCCGTGATTCTGAGTATCCTGCTGAGAAAGCTGGAAGATAACCCACACCTGATTATCCCGACCTTAATCCTGTTGGTGATTTGCGTCGTGACCATGGTTTTCTCTATCCTGGCTACACGTCCATCCATTCCGGAAGGGGTATTTACCCCGCAAGACATTACCAATAAAAAGGTAAATCTCTTGTTCTTCGGTAACTTTTACCGCATGAGCCTTCCGGATTATGAAGGTGGAATGATCAAAATGATGGAAGACCGGGATTTCCTTTATGGAAGTCTGATCAAAGATCTTTACTCGCAGGGAGTAGTCCTTGGCCGCAAATACCGTCTTTTAAGAATTGCCTATAACGTTTTTATGTTCGGGATTGTGATCTCTGTAGTGGCCTTTATCCTGGCGTCATTCCTGGTTACCTTATAA
- the ppk1 gene encoding polyphosphate kinase 1 — protein MESAVFFNRDLSWLSFNERVLMEASRPAVPILERIKFLSIYSSNLDEFYRVRMPVLMWDFELAKNKINQQQQKFGEIMVEQILPELEAQKVHWLYNKPIPATISDQISDIFFNEVLAYIHSVCIDRDLTDFFAENNKLYQVIILRDKEGKERLELISIPSEVLQRLYAIHLGEEQYVVFLEDIIKHNLAYLFPHDVIHGAYNLKITRNAALKIGQEYAEDITSALEKQLEVRDFGFATRFLYEPGIPLRNLYRVIHALNLNKAAVVEGGTYHNLKDLNNFPLDSKQFGYPKWPAALAERVAEKDTLFNHILRKDILINVPYQNYDPVLRFFNEASNDVSVEEIFVTLYRVASNSRIVNALMTAAKNGKKVVVLVELKARFDEANNIKWAKQMKAAGVRIVYSNLDLKVHAKVGLVKRNIEGETQYLGLLATGNLNESTAKFYTDHILLTAHQPMLQELESLFGFLSKKKKTPGLEDQISFEHLLVAQFNLQKTFLDLIQREIDHAKAGLPSGIIIKMNNLEEQVLIAKLYEAAQAGVKIQLLIRGICCLIPGQAGLSENITVRRIVDRYLEHGRIFIFHNKGADDTYLGSADWMNRNIYSRIEVCFPLYDAELKRLIMEIITLQLQDNVQAVNISSTMQNEEISALPALRSQEAIYQLLKRFNAN, from the coding sequence ATGGAGTCTGCTGTTTTTTTTAACCGGGATTTAAGCTGGCTGAGCTTTAATGAGCGTGTGCTGATGGAAGCCTCAAGGCCTGCTGTGCCAATCCTGGAACGCATTAAATTTCTTTCTATCTATTCCTCCAATCTGGATGAATTTTACAGAGTGAGGATGCCGGTGCTGATGTGGGATTTTGAACTCGCGAAAAACAAGATCAACCAGCAGCAGCAAAAGTTTGGCGAGATCATGGTGGAACAGATCCTGCCGGAACTGGAAGCTCAAAAGGTTCATTGGTTATACAATAAACCTATTCCTGCCACCATTTCTGATCAGATTTCCGATATTTTCTTCAATGAAGTGCTCGCCTATATCCACTCGGTTTGTATTGACCGGGACCTGACGGATTTTTTTGCCGAGAATAATAAACTCTACCAGGTGATCATTTTAAGAGATAAAGAAGGGAAAGAACGCCTGGAGTTAATCAGTATTCCTTCGGAAGTCCTGCAGCGTCTGTATGCCATCCACTTGGGAGAGGAACAGTATGTGGTATTTTTGGAAGACATCATTAAACATAATTTAGCTTACCTCTTTCCTCATGATGTGATTCATGGTGCCTATAACCTGAAGATCACCAGAAATGCCGCTTTAAAAATAGGGCAGGAGTATGCGGAAGACATTACCAGTGCCCTGGAAAAGCAACTGGAGGTGCGTGATTTTGGTTTTGCTACCCGTTTTCTTTATGAACCAGGGATACCTCTTAGAAACTTATACCGCGTAATTCATGCCCTGAACCTGAATAAGGCTGCAGTGGTAGAAGGTGGAACTTATCATAATTTAAAAGACCTCAATAACTTTCCTTTAGACAGTAAGCAATTCGGATATCCGAAATGGCCGGCTGCCCTGGCGGAGCGGGTTGCTGAAAAGGATACGCTTTTTAACCATATCCTCCGCAAAGACATCCTGATCAATGTACCTTATCAGAATTACGATCCGGTACTTCGCTTTTTCAATGAAGCTTCAAATGATGTGTCGGTGGAAGAGATCTTTGTGACCCTTTACCGGGTGGCCAGCAATTCCAGAATTGTCAATGCACTGATGACTGCCGCCAAAAACGGTAAGAAGGTGGTGGTGCTGGTAGAGCTGAAAGCAAGATTTGATGAAGCAAATAACATCAAATGGGCCAAACAGATGAAAGCTGCAGGGGTGCGGATTGTTTACAGCAACCTCGACCTGAAGGTACATGCTAAAGTAGGCCTGGTGAAAAGAAATATCGAAGGGGAAACGCAATACCTGGGTTTACTGGCTACGGGCAACCTGAATGAAAGCACCGCGAAATTTTACACGGATCATATTTTACTTACTGCCCATCAGCCGATGTTACAGGAGCTCGAGTCTTTATTTGGCTTTTTAAGCAAGAAAAAGAAAACTCCCGGCCTGGAGGACCAGATCTCTTTTGAGCACCTGCTTGTTGCACAGTTTAACCTGCAAAAAACCTTTCTGGATCTGATCCAGAGAGAAATTGACCATGCAAAGGCGGGCCTTCCTTCGGGAATCATCATCAAAATGAACAACCTGGAAGAACAGGTACTCATCGCTAAATTATATGAAGCTGCTCAGGCAGGAGTGAAAATACAACTCCTCATTCGTGGCATTTGCTGCCTCATTCCCGGGCAAGCAGGATTGAGTGAAAACATTACGGTGAGAAGGATTGTGGACCGCTACCTGGAACATGGACGGATCTTTATCTTCCATAATAAGGGGGCAGATGATACCTATCTTGGCTCCGCAGATTGGATGAACAGAAACATTTATAGCCGTATTGAGGTATGTTTTCCGTTATATGACGCTGAGTTGAAACGTCTGATTATGGAAATTATTACCTTGCAGCTTCAAGATAATGTGCAGGCGGTAAATATCAGTTCCACCATGCAGAATGAAGAGATCAGTGCCCTGCCGGCATTGCGCTCTCAGGAAGCCATTTATCAGTTGTTAAAAAGGTTTAACGCTAATTAA